Proteins encoded by one window of Acidipropionibacterium virtanenii:
- a CDS encoding DNA gyrase/topoisomerase IV subunit A, which yields MARSTADDEFTENIIDVDVSSEMENSYLEYAYSVIYSRALPDARDGLKPVQRRILYTMGDMGVRPDRPHVKSARVVGQVMGQLHPHGDSAIYDALVRMAQPWAMRLPLIDGHGNFGALDAGPAAMRYTECRMSPAAGAMIAGLDEDTVDFVPNYDGKETEPAVLPAAFPNLLVNGASGIAVGMATNMPPHNLVEVIAALRHMLDHPDADLATIMRFIPGPDLPTGGRIIGLEGIRDAYRTGRGTFRIRATSTIERVSPRRQGIVVTALPYMVGPEKIIDQLKTLVQSKKISGIADVKDLTDLANGTRLVIEVKNGINAEAMLQRLYKLTKLEDTFGINNVALVDGQPRTLGLMELLQVYLEHRLDVTLRRTRFQLRKATDRLHLVEGLLIAILDIDDVIAIIRSSEDVAEARTRLMEAFELDEIQTNYILDMQLRRLTRLSRIELESERDDLKAEIDRLTLIVTDDRRLRKVVSQELAAIAKSYGTPRRTVLMGSSGAAESAAGPLEVPDDPTWVLLSATGRIARIDTPDGLPATGPRARHDVIVSTARTTARGEFAVLTSAGRLIRARAIDLVNLPATATAPSLTGGTPVAELVMLNKGERAIAVSGLPDQGPALALGTRDGIVKRVNPEISGQDWWEVITLKGDDEVVGAAELDVDDGERAQLCFITESASLLHFSASLVRPQGRKGSGVAGIRSASPVIFFGVVTGDDAVVVTGADDAPGAQGSGSVKVTGLDLFPAKGRATGGVRCHRFLRSESGLALAWAGPRPAVAGTATGRPVELPAENDRRDGSGDQIPTPITGVASRLAGAIPEPETSPAALPTDARPLIDPPERGDQPGLFDES from the coding sequence ATGGCACGATCGACCGCCGATGACGAGTTCACCGAGAACATCATCGATGTGGACGTCTCCAGCGAGATGGAGAACAGCTACCTGGAGTACGCGTACTCGGTGATCTACTCCCGGGCGCTGCCCGATGCGCGCGACGGGCTCAAACCCGTCCAGCGGAGGATCCTCTACACCATGGGCGATATGGGGGTCCGCCCCGATCGTCCCCACGTGAAGTCGGCCCGCGTGGTGGGTCAGGTGATGGGCCAGCTCCATCCCCACGGCGACTCCGCCATCTACGACGCGCTGGTGAGGATGGCCCAGCCCTGGGCGATGCGCCTGCCGTTGATCGACGGCCACGGCAACTTCGGCGCCCTGGACGCCGGCCCGGCCGCCATGCGGTACACCGAGTGCCGGATGTCCCCGGCGGCGGGGGCGATGATCGCCGGCCTGGACGAGGACACCGTCGACTTCGTGCCGAACTACGACGGCAAGGAGACCGAACCGGCCGTGCTGCCGGCCGCCTTCCCGAATCTGCTGGTCAACGGAGCCTCGGGGATCGCGGTGGGCATGGCCACGAATATGCCGCCGCACAACCTGGTGGAGGTGATCGCGGCGCTGCGGCACATGCTCGACCATCCTGACGCCGATCTCGCCACCATCATGCGTTTCATCCCCGGGCCCGACCTGCCGACCGGTGGCAGGATCATCGGTCTGGAGGGCATCCGGGACGCCTATCGCACCGGGCGCGGCACCTTCCGCATCCGGGCCACCAGCACCATCGAACGCGTCTCCCCGCGCCGTCAGGGGATCGTCGTCACCGCACTTCCGTACATGGTGGGTCCGGAGAAGATCATCGATCAGCTCAAGACGCTGGTGCAGTCCAAGAAGATCTCGGGGATCGCCGACGTCAAGGACCTCACCGATCTGGCGAACGGCACCCGGCTGGTGATCGAGGTCAAGAACGGCATCAATGCCGAGGCGATGCTCCAGCGGCTCTACAAGCTCACCAAGCTCGAGGACACCTTCGGCATCAACAACGTGGCCCTGGTCGACGGCCAGCCGCGCACCCTCGGCCTGATGGAGCTGCTGCAGGTCTACCTGGAGCACCGCCTCGACGTCACGCTGCGTCGCACCCGGTTCCAGCTGCGCAAGGCCACCGACCGGCTGCACCTGGTCGAGGGGCTGCTCATCGCGATCCTCGACATCGATGACGTCATCGCGATCATCCGGTCCTCCGAGGATGTCGCAGAGGCCCGTACCCGTCTCATGGAGGCCTTCGAGCTGGACGAGATCCAGACCAACTACATCCTCGACATGCAGCTGCGCCGACTCACGAGACTGTCGCGGATCGAGCTGGAGTCCGAGCGCGACGACCTGAAGGCCGAGATCGACCGGCTCACCCTGATCGTCACCGACGACCGTCGCCTCCGCAAGGTCGTCTCCCAGGAGCTGGCCGCGATCGCCAAGAGTTACGGCACTCCTCGTCGCACCGTTCTGATGGGTTCCTCGGGAGCCGCAGAGTCGGCCGCGGGGCCCCTGGAGGTACCCGACGACCCCACCTGGGTGCTGCTGTCGGCGACCGGACGGATCGCCCGGATCGACACCCCCGACGGGCTGCCCGCGACCGGCCCGCGAGCCAGGCACGACGTCATCGTCTCGACGGCACGGACGACGGCCCGCGGGGAGTTCGCCGTCCTCACCTCGGCCGGCCGCCTCATCAGAGCCAGGGCCATCGATCTGGTGAACCTGCCGGCCACCGCGACCGCGCCCTCGCTGACCGGCGGCACCCCGGTCGCCGAACTCGTCATGCTGAACAAGGGCGAGCGGGCGATCGCGGTCTCCGGCCTTCCCGACCAGGGTCCGGCCCTGGCCCTGGGCACTCGTGACGGCATCGTCAAGAGGGTCAACCCGGAGATCTCGGGCCAGGACTGGTGGGAGGTCATCACCCTCAAGGGCGATGACGAGGTGGTCGGGGCGGCCGAGCTGGACGTCGATGACGGCGAACGGGCCCAGTTGTGCTTCATCACCGAATCGGCCAGTCTGCTGCATTTCAGCGCCTCCCTGGTGCGTCCCCAGGGCCGCAAGGGCTCGGGTGTCGCCGGCATCAGGTCGGCCTCCCCGGTGATCTTCTTCGGGGTGGTGACGGGGGACGACGCCGTCGTGGTGACCGGAGCCGACGACGCCCCCGGCGCTCAGGGGTCCGGATCGGTCAAGGTCACCGGCCTCGACCTCTTCCCCGCCAAGGGCCGGGCCACCGGAGGTGTCCGCTGCCACCGCTTCCTGCGGTCCGAGTCCGGGCTGGCCCTGGCCTGGGCGGGACCACGGCCCGCCGTCGCCGGCACCGCGACCGGAAGGCCCGTGGAACTGCCCGCCGAGAACGACCGGCGCGACGGATCCGGTGACCAGATCCCGACCCCGATCACCGGCGTCGCCTCGCGCCTGGCCGGTGCGATCCCGGAACCCGAGACCTCACCGGCGGCTCTGCCGACCGACGCACGGCCCCTCATCGATCCGCCCGAGCGGGGCGATCAGCCCGGCCTGTTCGATGAGAGCTAG
- a CDS encoding carbonic anhydrase, producing the protein MGFNDLLAGNARYASGFQWAGTPGVAARGVAVITCMDSRLDPLAMLDLTVGDAKILRTPGGRVTPEVVTGLVVGVHLLGVDRILVIAHTRCAMASGDDAQIADAIAAADGTRVHGMAIGASTDQAAALDFDVSLLRADPLVSAEIGGFMYDVDTGILTQVH; encoded by the coding sequence ATGGGATTCAACGACCTCCTCGCCGGGAATGCCCGATACGCCTCCGGCTTCCAATGGGCCGGAACACCGGGCGTGGCGGCCCGCGGGGTGGCTGTGATCACCTGCATGGACTCCCGCCTCGATCCGCTGGCGATGCTCGACCTGACGGTCGGCGACGCCAAGATCCTGCGGACCCCGGGAGGCCGGGTCACCCCGGAGGTGGTCACCGGCCTGGTGGTCGGCGTCCACCTGCTCGGCGTCGACCGCATCTTGGTGATCGCCCACACGAGATGCGCCATGGCCTCGGGCGACGACGCGCAGATCGCCGACGCGATCGCAGCGGCCGACGGTACCCGGGTACACGGAATGGCGATCGGGGCCTCGACGGACCAGGCCGCAGCCCTCGACTTCGACGTCTCCCTGCTCCGGGCCGATCCACTCGTCTCCGCCGAGATCGGCGGCTTCATGTACGACGTCGACACCGGCATCCTCACCCAAGTCCACTGA